The following proteins are co-located in the Telopea speciosissima isolate NSW1024214 ecotype Mountain lineage chromosome 9, Tspe_v1, whole genome shotgun sequence genome:
- the LOC122638816 gene encoding uncharacterized protein LOC122638816, giving the protein MEKIFDVMECIDPQKVMCATFMLREEAYNWWKTTKQILGAENPVITWARFVEVFYKNYFPESLRERKEVEFLHLTEGSNSVMTYKKKFEELAWFAPDHIDTDAKKAKIFLRGLKLQLKGAIIVLELRSYIEVLHKALILEESLRDTTQGNTSKVQGKRCQTCP; this is encoded by the coding sequence atggagaagatttTTGATGTTATGGAATGCATAGATCCTCAAAAAGTTATGTGTGCTACTTTCATGTTGAGGGAGGAAGCTTATAACTGGTGGAAGACTACCAAACAGATTTTAGGAGCTGAGAACCCAGTAATTACTTGGGCAAGGTTTGTAGAGGTTTTCtacaagaactacttccctgaaagcctaagggagagaaaagaagtggAATTTTTACATTTGACTGAAGGGTCAAACTCTGTGATGACttacaaaaagaaatttgaagaattgGCATGGTTTGCACCAGACCACATCGATACTGATGCCAAAAAGGCAAAGATATTTTTGAGAGGGTTAAAGCTCCAATTGAAGGGAGCGATCATAGTACTGGAGTTGAGATCATATATTGAGGTACTACACAAAGCACTTATCCTAGAGGAGAGTCTGAGGGACACCACTCAGGGCAATACTAGCAAGGTACAAGGGAAGAggtgtcaaacctgcccctga